A window from Mytilus galloprovincialis chromosome 8, xbMytGall1.hap1.1, whole genome shotgun sequence encodes these proteins:
- the LOC143085328 gene encoding heat shock 70 kDa protein 12A-like isoform X2 gives MGNCFSKSHEETDCDINVSCYNDPSDVYVTIDDNAVNNYHDNIAEPVNTDENSIYDQLFSNNHILVAAIDFGTSYSGYAFSFRHEYQRDQLKISTNLWAHNSGLSPKAPSAVLIGPDRQVEAFGYEAHSKYNELIESGYETNHLYFEKFKMILYTVEYGHIFPESQQPNCNTGYMWEGNACY, from the exons GATATCAATGTTTCATGTTACAATGACCCAAGTGACGTCTATGTAACTATAGATGATAACGCAGTAAACAATTATCATGATAATATAGCAGAGCCAGTAAATACAGATGAAAACAGTATATATGACCAG TTATTTTCAAACAACCATATTTTGGTGGCAGCGATCGATTTTGGAACGTCGTATTCTGGATACGCCTTTTCATTTCGACACGAATATCAACGAGATCAGCTTAAGATATCTACCAATCTGTGGGCACATAACAGCGGGCTATCACCAAAGGCTCCATCAGCAGTTTTGATTGGTCCAGATCGTCAAGTGGAAGCATTTGGATATGAAGCACATAGTAAATACAACGAATTGATTGAGAGTGGCTATGAGACAAATCAtctttattttgaaaagtttaagATGATTTTGTATACTGTCGag TATGGACACATTTTTCCAGAATCTCAACAACCTAACTGTAATACAGGATATATGTGGGAAGGAAATGCTTGCTATTGA
- the LOC143085328 gene encoding heat shock 70 kDa protein 12A-like isoform X1 — protein sequence MGNCFSKSHEETDCDINVSCYNDPSDVYVTIDDNAVNNYHDNIAEPVNTDENSIYDQLFSNNHILVAAIDFGTSYSGYAFSFRHEYQRDQLKISTNLWAHNSGLSPKAPSAVLIGPDRQVEAFGYEAHSKYNELIESGYETNHLYFEKFKMILYTVENLNNLTVIQDICGKEMLAIDVFGLVIEYLRNHLLSRVESQDSKSMLQEDMIQWVLTVPAIWGEKAKQFMRNAAAKGGIQNEHLILALEPEVASLYCRHFPQSLTIYGTRSFTEALENGSKYLVLDIGGGTVDVTAHEIQSDGTLKELYQASGGSWGGTTVDNEFKKLLIMIFGSEVIAETTTDYPSEMVDLMLDFEMKKRTFEPGITKHVSLKCPTCIFTTYQKKNNVCIEETIVTTPIGDKIKFLRDKLIINSEKFESLFDNTVNKLVMHLRKLLHLEQLMDITTILLVGGFSDSIIIKNSILSNFPKIRIINPEDCSLAVLKGAVLYGHNPKIIKSRICKFSYGIGIHVKFEEGVHPEERKRTISGSDICDDVFDVHLNLGERVEINTPRLEKVYHAQNNPAKIAYLDVYASTSESPMFVTDESCNKIGYVILELSGVEETNESTEGIETNIEGTETKIFVSFHYIGSELGVVVREASTDKMLRAKFDFMG from the exons GATATCAATGTTTCATGTTACAATGACCCAAGTGACGTCTATGTAACTATAGATGATAACGCAGTAAACAATTATCATGATAATATAGCAGAGCCAGTAAATACAGATGAAAACAGTATATATGACCAG TTATTTTCAAACAACCATATTTTGGTGGCAGCGATCGATTTTGGAACGTCGTATTCTGGATACGCCTTTTCATTTCGACACGAATATCAACGAGATCAGCTTAAGATATCTACCAATCTGTGGGCACATAACAGCGGGCTATCACCAAAGGCTCCATCAGCAGTTTTGATTGGTCCAGATCGTCAAGTGGAAGCATTTGGATATGAAGCACATAGTAAATACAACGAATTGATTGAGAGTGGCTATGAGACAAATCAtctttattttgaaaagtttaagATGATTTTGTATACTGTCGag AATCTCAACAACCTAACTGTAATACAGGATATATGTGGGAAGGAAATGCTTGCTATTGATGTGTTTGGCTTGGTCATCGAATATCTTCGAAATCATCTGCTTAGTCGAGTGGAAAGCCAAGACTCTAAATCAATGCTCCAGGAAGATATGATACAGTGGGTACTCACTGTTCCTGCCATATGGGGCGAGAAAGCAAAACAATTTATGCGAAATGCGGCTGCTAAG GGAGGCATTCAAAATGAGCATTTAATTCTTGCTTTAGAACCAGAAGTTGCGTCACTTTACTGCAGACATTTCCCACAAAGTTTAACAATTTACGGAACAAGAAGTTTTACAGAAGCATTAGAAAATGGATCAAAATATCTGGTTTTAGATATTGGAG GTGGAACGGTTGATGTGACAGCACATGAAATACAGAGTGATGGAACACTTAAAGAGTTGTACCAAGCCTCTGGGGGCTCGTGGGGTGGTACAACAGTAGATAACGAATTCAAGAAATTACTAATCATGATATTTGGTTCTGAAGTTATTGCCGAAACAACTACAGATTACCCTAGCGAAATGGTAGATCTAATGCtagattttgaaatgaaaaagagAACTTTTGAACCGGGCATTACTAAACACGTGAGTTTAAAATGTCCCACGTGTATTTTTACTACttatcagaagaaaaacaatgtCTGTATTGAAGAAACCATTGTGACCACCCCAATCGGTgacaaaatcaaatttttaagaGATAAACTAATTATAAATTCAGAAAAGTttgaaagtttgtttgataataCTGTTAATAAACTAGTAATGCATCTGCGGAAACTTCTTCATTTAGAACAGTTGATGGATATAACAACAATCCTTCTTGTTGGTGGGTTTTCAGATTCCATTATCATCAAAAACAGTATTTTGTCAAACTTTCCAAAGATTCGTATCATTAACCCCGAAGATTGTTCTCTGGCAGTACTAAAAGGTGCAGTTTTGTATGGACACAACCCAAAGATAATAAAATCAAGAATATGTAAGTTTTCATATGGAATCGGCATTCATGTCAAATTTGAGGAAGGTGTTCATCCAGAGGAAAGAAAACGTACAATAAGTGGTAGTGATATTTGTGATGACGTCTTCGATGTTCACTTGAATCTAGGAGAAAGAGTTGAAATCAATACACCAAGATTAGAAAAAGTTTACCATGCACAAAATAATCCTGCCAAAATTGCCTACCTGGACGTATATGCTTCTACTTCAGAATCGCCAATGTTCGTGACGGACGAATCGTGCAATAAAATAGGATACGTCATCTTGGAACTCTCAGGAGTTGAGGAGACAAACGAAAGTACAGAAGGTATAGAAACGAACATAGAGGGGACAGAAACGAAAATATTTGTCAGTTTTCATTACATTGGCTCCGAACTAGGAGTGGTCGTAAGGGAAGCAAGCACAGACAAAATGTTAAGAGCAAAATTTGATTTCATGGGATAA